A window from Argopecten irradians isolate NY chromosome 3, Ai_NY, whole genome shotgun sequence encodes these proteins:
- the LOC138319855 gene encoding uncharacterized protein has product MEEIGTNHEVIYLNIAMNEREEKDQCSAFLYIIGQEGREIFNTLTFTEDENNKIEPLFEKFKLYCAPRENITVWRHRFYTRAQKKSETIDMYLTELRVIAKNCKFGALEEEMLRDRIVCGVASDKVKERLLRDNDLTLAKTLTICRANEESLIRMKNIQDSGEEVCAISKESPDRGRPAARGKVGTSSQKSVRKGQGQAAHNRKQSTVQYTCGKCGTKHQRGQCPAYGKKCLKCHKLNPTRKCVGLRKSHKFIQ; this is encoded by the coding sequence ATGGAGGAGATTGGAACAAACCATGAGGTTATATATCTCAATATAGCGATGAATGAAAGAGAGGAAAAGGACCAGTGTTCAGCGTTTCTCTACATAATAGGCCAAGAAGGTAGGGAAATTTTCAACACATTGACTTTCACGGaagatgaaaataacaaaatcgaaCCATTGTTTGAAAAGTTCAAATTGTACTGTGCACCGCGGGAAAACATAACTGTTTGGAGACATAGGTTTTATACCAGAGCACAGAAAAAATCAGAAACAATAGATATGTACCTAACAGAGCTAAGGGTAATAGCGAAGAACTGTAAATTTGGCGCATTAGAGGAGGAAATGTTGCGAGACAGAATAGTTTGTGGTGTCGCCTCGGACAAAGTAAAAGAACGTTTGTTACGTGACAATGATCTCACGTTAGCCAAAACACTTACAATATGCAGAGCAAACGAAGAATCTTTAATTAGAATGAAAAACATTCAAGATTCGGGTGAGGAAGTGTGCGCGATATCAAAGGAATCACCAGACCGTGGCAGACCAGCGGCGCGCGGGAAAGTCGGCACGAGCAGTCAGAAGTCGGTCaggaaaggtcaaggtcaggcaGCACATAATCGTAAACAATCAACAGTACAGTACACATGTGGCAAGTGTGGTACTAAACACCAACGGGGACAGTGTCCAGCTTACGGGAAAAAGTGTTTAAAGTGTCACAAACTTAATCCTACCAGAAAATGTGTCGGTCTAAGGAAATCACACAAGTTCATACAGTAA